AGTTAGAAGAATATAGttcagctttaaaaaaaattaatcaaaaaataaaaaaaatagtatgatatttttgtagagataaaaagattaaaaaactacttgtaaaaatctttttgaaaaaatagataataatgGAAGTAgttgttactttttatatattacaccaCATTACagaatatttatatattctcaCACATCACATGGGTTTGTAACTAGTTACACTTagctcaaataaataaatatgaatttttttttaattatctacattgattggattaatatttatatattcttacGCATTGCATGGGTCTGTAACTAGTTACACTTAGCTCAAATAAATagatatggattttttttttatcctacaTTGTTTGGATTAATATTGGATTGGATATAAATGTAGGTTGTATGGGCACCTGACAAGTTCCACATCGAGTGTGTACTAGGTCAATTTGGGTTATATAAGTAATTACAAGGAGATTTAGTTATAAATAGATTTGAGTTTTCAGGCTAGAGCATAGATATAAGATAGACTTTGAATTTATGACGTCCTCTACATGATAATTACTCTTTAACATCAAGCCAAActaccaattgattttttatataaacaagATTCAGACctcagattttttatttgacgATAATAGATTTTACCCGTTAAACTAACTGCAACCCGTGATATATGTATAACTAGTACTTTTATTACGTTGAGGGAAGTTAGGGATACAAATTTAGTACATAGTTGTACAAactattgtatttatttttaatacaacacaaaaaagcaattaagcaatttatttataacattgtTAATGTGACACAAATCATATTTATTGCTACATTGATTTGGAAGCTTTTTATGGTACCTTAGTagtaattttaacattttccacTCAACAACTTCCTTCAGGGATGTTGGCAAATTGAGCATTCACATTTGTGgtgttaaaaaatttagcttttagtatctcaaaaacttattttacCTATTTTAATACCACATTTGATAGTACGCCCTACATCTCATCTTTTACTTTAGCATATCAcccaattattttaatataaataccGACAAAATATCCACTCACAAAAGTGAGAGTGAAAGGCtaagatgagagagagaataaaaaatcaataaaagcaAGTAGTAATTCACTGTAGCtagttaaatatttttagatttagtTGCTCCAAATTAGCATGCATTTTGCTATTTGTGgtgcaaaaaataattttttttggggaggggggCCTATTTTAACACTAATAATGTGAATGCTATATAAGATGTTTATAAGACAGTCAAATTTCCAAAACAAAAGCACAAGgatatgaatataattttttatttttatttattggctttTGGCTTTCGGCCAACAAAAAGTACTCTTCCCATAGATATTCATATATTTCACCTCTACACACCTTAATCCTCTTCAATTGAAAATGATGTGACTTAGATGCTTGTAATGTGACTAGACTGATCCACTGATCCTTAATGAGTGAGTAATCAAATATGTCATTCAGTAAGTATGTGCAACTTTCTTAGACTTCGCTACTCAAACAGAGACATGCACTCACAGTCTGGCATACCAGTATGCAGAAATGTCCAAAACTCTattgagaaaaatgaataattCGAAAGACCCATACAATTGCACATTTAATTTGTGCAAGTGAGcgtcttttgaaaaaaattttatctagttttttgctgaaaatgcactaaaatatacttgtaccctaaaaatattttgaaaaaatgagaaaGTGAGGGAAAAGTAAGATTTTAGAAAACAGTACATAAAAGCTAATGCTAAAAGCTGGTGCTAAACACACTCTGAGTGGTGGAGACCTTTTGCCATGTGAGTTCACCTATTTTCGTGAAGTACTCACAACTGCACGAGTcaacaaattgtaaaattagatGTAGGAGGTCTTCCACAAATCTTCAATCAAGGGACTAGATCTACCAACAATCACATCCTACCACTCACCAATCATGTCATTTTCAAGGCCTGATTCTTCTGATTAGCTACACGCTGAATGGGCCACTAAAATTTTGTGGGTATTGTCCTGTCCAGAATCCATTAGTGCAACATGCCAAAACTCTATAATGAAGACATTGTTGGTAGGGTATGATTGGGAACAAGACTCCAAATCTGGCCGGATAAAGTCACCACTTTACATCAATTGAATAGCACCACATCATGTGATACATGAGAATGCAGAGGTCGATATTTTAAGGgtctttttctttaatcttcTTCTACCAAATGTatgtgaacagaaaataatgtAGGCAGGCTTTTCAAATGAAATTGAACCACTTGGgagcatctctctctctctctctctctctctctctctctgtttttccaAAAGTAGGTAGAACAGTTGCATTTGGTTTGAATTAGGGAATAAGGACTTTGCAAGAAATCTGAATTATAAGTTTCCATGTAAAGTTTAATTATTCATTTGGTTTAAAATAAAGTTCAGAAAGGACTATTTGAGTtccaaaataagaaattttggttaaaaaacaaaaaaggtggTGCTAGCCGATATGGGAATCCAACGAGGATCATGATGGCTCCCAATACACTTTAGGAgaactttttgaatttaaatttgtctCTTTCTAAATACCCGAATCACATCAAAATAAGATAAAGCATTACATTCTTTGATTGTTTATCACGTAATCAATATCTCTGTGTGgatttttctggtttttttaaATCTTCCAAAATCATGGTGATGAAGATTAAGaacaataacattttttttaggattaaggaaaaaaaaaaaaaaaaaaggtgctttCGAAGGGCAGTCTTGCATAGTTTCGGTAATGCtagggataaaaatattttgacaattttttttttatcactattGGCGTGGCAAATTGTTACAAGAAAAACATCACTTTTACATGGGTCtatatttatattacttttGTTAGTACCAATTACAACATGTCACTGCAGCaattgtgaaaattgttgtgttTCTAAACTTATTTGCATAGTTTCCAAAAAAGGGAGAGGTGGGGGGTCGCAAACAACTGAAAGACTGAGTAAAAGACATAGTTGTTGCACACCTATGTGTCTGTACACAATGTGCCCATTTCAAGTATTTGCCAACAAATAAAGCATTGCATATTACTATTGCCATATTAATACTTAGAAAATGCCAGGTAACAACTGGTGCAACAAGGAGGAAGCAAACAAGAGCAAAGAAAAGTAtatcaattattattaaaataaacaattaattaatcaagtaaAACAAGGAAGTTGCAATAACCTAGGCAACGTATACTTGAAATGGATTTGAATTATGTATTTTGATATAGCCAGCTATCtataaaaaaactgaaataaaagaaaataatgagcAGGTTAAAAGTAGCTAAACATTTGCCAACCCAAGAAACGCAATCAAGttgcatcctctctctctctctctctctctctctctctctatccatttgtcattatgcAACATAAATCATGGATTATCATCGGAACAATCTATGCAACTCTTGTGCAAGTATGCCTAACTCTTGAGTCCACTTCGGGAGATGATAAGATAGTCAGCTTGCCAGGGCAGCCAAAGGTTAATTTCCAGCAATATGGGGGATACATAACCATTAATGAAAGACAACACAGAGctcttttttactattttgcTGAAGCAGAAAGAGAACCAGCTTCAAAACCTTTAGTACTTTGGTTAAATGGAGGTAAATTCACATTAATCTATTTGTTAAACTCAGCTTCAAATCCTTACCGACTTGTAcgaattgaaaaggaaaaaaaattttgaaatccttGAATGAATTTTGAAGGTCCTGGTTGTTCATCAATTGGTGCCGGAGCATTTTGTGAGCATGGACCCTTTAGACCAAGTGGAGACATTCTGGTCAGAAATGATTATAGCTGGAATAAAGGTATACCCATTAAAACTTTATCTTCAACTTTTTGGAAGTGGAATGTGCATGTGTgttcataaaattattattcaagTGAAAAAGGAAGGTCTATTTTCTAAATTTCACTTTGCAACAGGAGCAAATATTTTACTCAAGTAAACAGTTGGATTTACTTCTAAGCTTCTCTTTTGTTACAGAGGCAAATATGTTATACCTGGAATCCCCAGCAGGAGTTGGATTCTCCTTCTCTGCTAATAAATCTTTCTACAACTCCGTGAACGATGAACTCACAGGTTTTGACTTCAAAACTTCTACCATCAAGCCTAGGAGTaccaaagaaaaagatattacTTTGCAAATATCATTATTGAACTGAATTAATAAATTCCATTAGCTAACTTCAGGTGTAGCATAAATGGGCTTACATTTATACTTCAGACTGACATTAAAACTACGTAGCATCATTTcattaagaaagaaaatctgGAGATTTGTTCCCATAGAAAAGATGTTGTCCATGGTAGAAGCATTTTATCTAATATAGATTCCGAATTTGTTCATCAACAGCACAAGATAATCTCGAGTTCCTTCAGAGATGGTTCACAAAATTCCCAGAATACAAAGGTAGAGATTTGTTCATCACAGGGGAGAGTTATGCAGGTATCTTCTAAGTAGATAAATATAACTTGCTCTTAATGAAACCACACAAAAATTTAGAGAGGAGAGAATGCTGAAAATTCTGCTTCTTGCTAGGACATTATGTTCCACAACTCGCACAGCTCATTATTAAACAAAATGTGAAGTTCAATCTCAAGGGCATAGCTGTAAGTAAAAGATCgcaatttagaaagaaaaatgaagttaaATGCAGTACTTTTAAGGCAATGTACTCAAACTTTCTTGCCTGCATGCAGATAGGGAATCCTCTACTGGAGTTCAATATTGATTTCAACTCCAGGGCTGAGTTCTTTTGGTCTCACGGATTGATATCCGATTCAACTTATGAAATTTTCACTTCCATCTGTAATTTCTCCCAAATCAGAAGACAGTCAGCAAGTGGCACTCTCACTCCTGTTTGCTCTGGAGTAATAAGACAAGTTTCAAGAGAAGTTAGTGACTTTGTCGACACGTATGATGTCACTCTTGATGTCTGTTTACCATCAGTTCTTTCACAAGCCCAGGTGTTGAATCAACTGGTGAGGCTCAGctttttctcattcaaattttcttctttccatGCCTTATACATGCATGGAAACTCTGTTTCCCCTGTCTCTTGTACTTATTTATGTTTTCCTCTGGGCTAATTTGATCTAACTTATAGCAAGATACGGAGAAAATAGATGTTTGTGTGGAAGATGAAACAAATAAGTACTTGAACCGGAAAGACGTACAGCAGGCTTTCCATGCTCGACTTGTTGGAGTCTCCAATTGGACTATTTGCAGCGAGTAATAATCTTACACTTCTTGATGTTTGTAATAAAATCAATTAGGATTAAAATTTTCCTGGccaatttaaaaatgaaaagattccATCAGAAGAGTAACATGACAAGGAActctaaatattaaaattgtttCAATTAATTCCAACTCCTCAACAACgtcttaattataatattattgtgATGGAACTAGAGATTCCAAGTTTTCTAAGTTTGAAATCATTTTCAATGTTTCAAATGTGTTTGTAAGTACCACGTGACCAACATAAGGTTTTTGTTAATAGTATGCATTGTTTTTCTCTTCTGACCATCATTGATGTTAGTAAGTACACTTCCaaagttattcattattttaCCTGATAAGTTCTTccttaaaagttattttatggTTGTGTTCTATTTTTATAACAGCGTCGTCAAATATGAAATGCAAAATCTTGAAATACCTACAATCCATGTTCTGGGTGAGCTTGCCAAATCAGGCATCCGGGTCTTAGTATACaggtatataaaaataaaagtaatttcGATAGTTTATCATCCATGATTTCATCAAATACGTAAGTCTGTCAGATTAGAAATAATGATGAATTATGCATCTTTATAGTGGAGACCAAGATTCAGTTGTCCCACTTACTGGGACACGAACACTCGTAAATGGACTTGCCAAGGAGTTGGGACTGAATACAACTGTGCCTTACAGAACGTGGTTTGGCGGAACACAGGTTAGTTTTATGAGAATAAGTTGAATAACAAGCATAAATGTTAAAATGCAACCTTTACTTAGTCTTTCACATTTCTGACTTACAGGTTGCTGGTTGGACACAAGTATATGGCAATATCTTATCTTTCGCAACCATTAGAGGAGCAGCTCATGAAGCTCCATTTACACAGCCAAAGAGATCACTTGTGCTATTTAGTTCATTTTTGGCAGGAAAGACAATGCCAGAATCACCCTTATTGACTGAGCATTGAGCAAGTTCATAAAAACATGTACAAGATTTAAGCAACCATATTGTTtcgttttgaatttttttcgtCTTCTCAGTGCAACAAAATGTACTGCAGAAGTATAATTCAATGGTTTCCATTGCTGATTTAATGGTAAAAACCGAGTGTGTCCTGCCATGATATGTTATATAGCAAAAATCTATACTGCCAATTAGGCTATCATTGACAGCAGAGGCAGAGGAATTGATAGTTTGACAACCAGCAATGGACTAGATgtatcattctttttcttttttttgatgcaGACTAGATGTATCATTCTAGTAGTGCTTGTGTGAGTTTGAGAGACCGTGGGAAGGAAGTATATTCGATGCCGGAAGTGTGAAAGACTAAGTAAAGGTTGCATTGTAACATTTATGTTTGTTATTCAACTTATTCTCATAAAACTAACCTGTGTTCCGCCAAACCACGTTCTGTAAGGCACAGATGTATTCAGTCCCAACTCCTTGGCAAGTCCATTTACGAGTGTTCGTGTCCCAGTAAGTGGGACAACTGAATCTTGGTCTCCACTATAAAGATGCATAATTCATCATTATTTCTAATCTGACAGACTTACGTATTTGATGAAATCATGGATGATAAACTAtctaaattacttttatttttatatactatcATTGAAAGCAGAGGCAGAGGAATTGATAGTTTGACAACCAGCAATGGACTAGATgtatcattctttctttcttttttgatacaGACTAGATGTATCATTCTAGTAGTGCTTGTGTGAGTTTGAGAGACCGTGGGAAGGAAGTATATACGATGCCGGTAGTgtttaagaaattgaaaaatgatCAGAAAAATAATGAGACTTTGATACACTTTCTTTAAAGTAATAATTGCCCCCACACGCAAATCTAAAGTTTCCTTTTAAAAGAAATTCCTACAAAATTTGTGTATTTGACTGTGATTTAGGTCATTAATTTATAGATAAGTCCCTAAGAAATTGCAAAAtgatccaaaaataaaataatgggcACAAAAGAGTTCATTTTTAGAATATTCTAGAGTCATATGTCCATAAGTTctctcaattattttatttcttagtGCGTTACTTTATATACCCGCAAAAAGCtttataaattttcaatatgGGACAAGTCCTAAAACACAAACCTACTTTCTTTCATATCACAATctacaatacaaaaatttttaataggaaacacaaagaaaattttattttaatttagccttgtttttgtaattcaataatttgGATTAACCAAGTCAATAAGAAATAACGGTTTTCAAGTCACCTAgaatttaagttttgttttaaTTCCAATGGAAACACATCACAAATTTAtggttaataaaaaatttcttggaatttttCAATGTTATAgtgttaaattatatttattgtttcttttattcAGTTTTCGTGTTCTTACTTAAATTTTGGTGTGAAAGCAAAATTCGGGTATACTAATGTAACTAAAGCATGAGGTTCAACATGACTCATCCTCTCACCGACGAGCCACTTCTTTAGCTCCCATTTCCGTGCAAGGACACCCACAATGTAGTTCTAAATTCATCATCTTCGTGCCTAAAGTGGTCCTGATCTTTTGGAAATTGAATTTGGAACCACAAATAATGCGCATGCGTCGTGATTGAAATATGACGAGGTTATGTCACCACCAACTTTGCTACCCAAATGTGAATATAATCCAAGTGTTTTTACTAAAAGAATCCAGAATATGTTTGCACCCATTTTTTGCGGGAGTGGCTTTGAGGAAAGGTGGGCATGACTCATGAGTGGCCATTATATTCTTCTGGAACTCATTTCAGCTTCCCCTTGAGGCAGTGTAGATGGTTTGCTGCGTGTAATGATGTAAAGTACTggtctatatctatatatatctaaaaactgaagtgtagcatttattgttgctacgctccagttgagccacatcaacatctacatcattatcatttttctttccaattttcctataattttttttttaacatttactcatttttttaaaatattcacactttctctttctttatccCTTATCTTTTCATCTCTCCGCTACCCTCTACCTTTATATCGCTTTTCGGCTCTCCACTACCCTCCCACTACCCTCTGCCTTACcctttcatctccccactaccctctaccttaatatcactgttcatctttcttttcatcttccttttttttttcatttcttattcaCACACTCTTAGGGTTCGTTTGGAtgtagctgaaactgaaaactgaaaaacactataacaaaataattttttaatgtgtgaatagtaccatgggacctatttttaatgaaaaagttgttaaaaagtgaaatttgtgggtccgtgaacagtgcacaatgtgcactgttcacaagaaaagtcaaacttttcggctcaaaaaaaaattctgaaatgCAAAACGTGCATTTGGGAAGCGCAAAACGCGcttcccaaacgcacacttactATATATTTATCATTCTCATTTCCATTCTTTACATACTTTTCCCTCActaaaaaaggttctctctctctctctctcaatttaatggtgaattttttatttttcttgcatctccaCTTTAAGTTGATAATTATTGCGTTTTTTAGAACTTTAT
This genomic stretch from Castanea sativa cultivar Marrone di Chiusa Pesio chromosome 9, ASM4071231v1 harbors:
- the LOC142610933 gene encoding serine carboxypeptidase-like 45 → MQHKSWIIIGTIYATLVQVCLTLESTSGDDKIVSLPGQPKVNFQQYGGYITINERQHRALFYYFAEAEREPASKPLVLWLNGGPGCSSIGAGAFCEHGPFRPSGDILVRNDYSWNKEANMLYLESPAGVGFSFSANKSFYNSVNDELTAQDNLEFLQRWFTKFPEYKGRDLFITGESYAGHYVPQLAQLIIKQNVKFNLKGIAIGNPLLEFNIDFNSRAEFFWSHGLISDSTYEIFTSICNFSQIRRQSASGTLTPVCSGVIRQVSREVSDFVDTYDVTLDVCLPSVLSQAQVLNQLQDTEKIDVCVEDETNKYLNRKDVQQAFHARLVGVSNWTICSDVVKYEMQNLEIPTIHVLGELAKSGIRVLVYSGDQDSVVPLTGTRTLVNGLAKELGLNTTVPYRTWFGGTQVAGWTQVYGNILSFATIRGAAHEAPFTQPKRSLVLFSSFLAGKTMPESPLLTEH